CCATTGTTAACTACCGTAACTACCTCTATCTGGCCGGGGGTTTTGCTCTCAGTGAAAGGCAGTCTTCTGAGTCTGAGCAGTAAAATAGATATGACGATCAATATAAAAAGGATTAGGAACACTAACGCAGCACTAAGGCCTGCAATTTGGCCGTTACCAAGAGAAGTTATTCCTAAAGGACGAAGAGACACTCTTAAAGTGAAGTTAGCCTCGGAACTACCAGCACGATTTTCAGCAACACAATAAAACTCACTAGGATCGCCTTCTTGAATGTTGGTTATGACTAAATTGCTTCTTTTTTCTTGCTTGCCTTCTTCGTAGATATGTATCATTTGATGTGGTGTGAAAATAGAATTATTGATTAGCTGTTTACCGTTCCAGTACCATTTGACGTGAGCTGAAGGTACTGCATTCGCACGGCAAGTAATCGTAGCGTTTTCACCGGATACTGCTTCGATGTATCTACTCACCGGAAGTATTTCTGGTTTGCAAGCAAAATCATCAATATGAAGTTCACCGAATGTCTTATGTATAACTCTTTCAGGTCCACCACTGCACACTGGATTCTCAGGATAAGGAATGTTATTTCTGACTAACCACTCTTTGACGGATCGTAAGCGACAGTCGCAATGCCAGGGGTTGTCATGGAGCTCAACCCCATGAAGTCTGGTAAGGGTTTCGACCGTACGTAGGCGAAGTTCGGAAAGTCGATTGCCGTTCAATTTAAGGGATTCCAGCATTTCAATTCCCTCGAAAGCTTTGGGGGCTACATTTTGGATTTCACAGTTGGACAAATCTAATTTAACTAATCCATGAACAGCTTGGAAAGCTTGCGATTCGATTTTTTGGATAGGATTATTAGATATAATTAAATCTCTCAGAAACGGAATATCTTTGAAAGTTCCTGTCGGTATGCCAGTAAGAAGATTATGTGACAGATCAAGTTCAATTAGATTTGTTAATCCCCTGAAGGCTAAATTGTCAATTTGGCCGATACGACAGCTTCTTAAAAACACTCTTTGAAGATTAATTAATCCAGTCCTGTTGAACGTTTCGCGATGGAGGATTTGCAGATTATTTCCGGACAAATCGAGCACTTGTGTTTCGGGGTCTATACTGTCAGGAATCGTAATAAGTCCTCTTTCCATGCACTCTACAGTTTGTTTACCACCTTTCCACTTACACGTGCACGCAACGGGGCACAGACCCCCCATAGCACTCACCTCCGGCACTAACACAGTCATCAAAAGAAAGCAGAGCCACGGCACTATGATCTGCTGCGGCGGCATACTGGCATCGAACGGAGACGCGCGCTTCTATCAGAGCCAACTACGATACGTACTCGCGATATGTTGGACGTAGACTGAGGGTTTCTTCTCTTCGCTTCGGCCTCGTTGGTCTCTCTTCTTACGGGTGTTGCGCAGTGGGGAACGCTAAGAGCCGCATGAACGTACTGATTTTTACTTCGACCCTCTTTTATTATTGCATTCTTAGTGTAAATGAATTATTTTCGGTGCAGGGCGTTTGTTTGGGCGGTTGCAGTTTTTTCTATCGGGGTTTAAGAAGGGGATGTCTGGGGATTTGCTTCTTTTATTACGCCGCTTTTGTTTTCAACAGAAGGAAATAATTAAGTTGAATATAATCCTTCTTTTTCACGGCGTTTTTAAGAAATGAATTATGATTAATTCTACCTCTGTTTTTCTGCGAGGAAACAAATTAATTCGTCGTCTCttgagaatattttttattgctaatattaCGGTAAAATACTATAGCGGTATAAAACAAAGCgctgttttaattgtattttaaaacactttcagcaatatatttttaattaattttaatagtgATATGATCTTATGACAGTAATACTAACGATATGGTGTTTTTATTGTCATATATGaataggtatataaattaaaaaggaggaataaaaaaaataatggcgTGACACACATTATCATCATGTCACCCGACGATGATTGTTGTCGGAAGAtggtgataaaaataataaaaatagtaaaaatatgaaatgtAATATAAAAGAGTGTTCATCCTACGTGggtataaataattattgttcaTCAATGTATCATCAAAGTTGTACAAAAATGTCTCCAAAAATCAAGtttttggatgaaataaaaataacCCGTTTTCAAAATGTaacaaaacaacaaacaaaaataaagtgtATTAATTTTTCCAGGATctgtataataattttattaaaaaaaatacctaTTATGTTtataaagatagaaaaataatttactttAAATAATCTAAATAACAGTTacacataattttttatttaggtacattaatattaatttgaattacaaaattttttaaaacttaataTTACTATTGACAATCATCAATTTCATCTGATTAGGGAAGCAAATGGATATCATTCTTATCCATTGCTGGTAGAGATTCATACCATTGATGGAAAATGTTTGGGATTAAGTGTTAAGTGGGTAAGTCTGTCTACAGCTTTGACAGATCGTCTGGTTTATAAAACTGTGATTTCACATGTCCTACCAGTTATGGACTAACATTGAGTCGAAAATAATTGAATAGGTAATCGtatttatattgaattatgtttgGAAGTGATTTCTCATACTTTGTGTGTGGTTGGGATATTGACTGCGAAACCTATGGTTTCGTTCGGCTGTTCTCATActttaaacatcttattttcATCAAATTAACTTTGTTCCcatcttcatttatttttccGATTTTAACAGACAACTTTTTAAGGTTGATTTAAAGGCATGATAATTGAGTTCAGTTTTGTTATATTATctgttacgagcaatgtccgaaattggacaatcctagcattgtacaaaaaatcttgtccacttctagcattgtacctctttactgtacaatctccaaaatatatataatcggcggactttgtataaaagaattgctgtacaatgttcgaatttcaataagtagccatgcgtcaaaattttagataatatatcagatatcgattcatatcgatttttacggttattccccatttgttattaacgacaaacaaacatcaattgaggttataaatccataattaaccagcgtttttgacttttggattcgtagaattaaattattttaaattatcatacatatctcttgaaaatctaagatgctttacaaacatcttccctatattatagtgatgtatctatttcttgaagctttgaaatgtttcactaacaatatctctattgtagaacaatttcttctttgactagacttttcaatttttgatttggtgtgtcgcttatcaataataatcgattcgaaccgatgagcgtttcgacaattattttgattatttcggacattgtacagtttgggggtacaatgctagaagtggacaataatttatgtacaatgttaggattgtccaatttcgggctttgctcgtaacatatcgATACCTTAATTCGCAAACCAATGCAACTccatttgaacaaatttttcaggagagacataaaacataatatttttataagcTACTCACGACAAAAATTACAATCCAGTTGCTAGATAATAATCATTAACTATTATTTTGCTAATACATAATCGTTTATACAATGATCCTTACAACACTAGGGTATTTTAAGCAGTTATCCAATTTTCTTTTACAGGAAAAATACGTACTGTTGGAGTTAGCTGGTATGCACCAGAGATTAATTCGAATAAAAATCCATGACTGATTATAAAATAGGTTTAATTTAACACCAAACAAACGGAATTATACctataataattatgatttaaaaCGCATTTCTAGTCTTCATGAGGATGGTCGTCGTAATACTTATAGTAATCTCTTGGCATCAAGTTCTTTAGTTGCTGTAAATCCAAGTATTtctttcttgtaatttttctgcGTTCAGAGTACAAATTAACTAAATCTTGAAATGTCATTGTATTTATTCTGGAATTTTTCCATTCGTTGAGTAATTTATAGTCCTCAAAAAATCTAAGCTTATAAAATATTTCTCCAGAGGGTGTATACATAAGAGCTCGAATTTCGGTaacctgaaaaataaaaataaaaaacaccgATCGAATAtagtcaaaaataataattatgatttactAAATTATACCTTGGAAGAAGACAATTCAGAACTATTATCAAGACTCATCAACAGTATATACAAGACTGGTACAATTCCAAAAGATTGGTTAACGTCTTACGTTTttatgtatttacaaaaaatgcgaagaagatatgggtaggggaacaatttggctttcgaaacgatatgggaactcgagaagctttgttcagtttcattgttcttatgcaaaagtgtcgggatcaacaaaaagatgtctacttgtgctttatagattaggaaaaggcttttgacaaagtcaaacacgatcagctaatagaatgcttgcaaaaaaagaacctggatccaaactacattaatacaatacgtgaactctactggaaccaaaacgcctctgtcagaactgaaatgggtgatactgaaaccataaacatccaaagaagagttagacaaggttgtatactatcaaaattattattcaacttgtactcagacgacatctttgcacatgctctagatgaaggACAAGAAGGGATAagagtcaatggaaaaatcgtgaacaatatcaggtacagTACTGATTgttggcagtgaagaagaactacaaattctgttaaccaaagtagtgcgagaagaagaactatacggccttaagatgaatgtaaaaaaaccaaaacaatggtaatttcaaaaaaacacacaccagttataaacatactagtcaacaacaatctagttgaacaagtgaaaaagtttaagtatctaggctgttggatacatgaaaccttagaccaagcacaagaggttaaatgtagaatagaacaggcaagaaacaccttcttaaagatgcgacagttactcactacccgtaatcttgatttgtccctacgatatcgcatgataaagtgttatgtatatagtgtactattacacggcgtggaagcttagACGTTAACAGACatctcgttacgacgtttagagagctttgagatgtgggtatttcatcgtatgctgaaaattccatggaccgaccgcggtcggtcggtccatggaatggACCGGAATGGAAtggaaatgaagaagttttaaggcgtatgaatagagaacgtaaactcacagaaattgtcaagaagcgtagaACGTCTTAATCTTGGACatatatttagacacgacaggtataacttccttcagcttattatagaagggaaaatagaaggcagacgcggcccgggtagacgacaaatgacctggctgcgcaacatcaaagattggacaagattagactttcaaagtttaataaggaaagcccaaaatagggaagatcgccaaccttcgctaagaagacggcacctaaagaagaagaaattatacCTTAGGATCTCCCTTCAGATTTCCTGGTCTTATGGAGTTGTAAAAATTTAGCTGCTTAAAATTCTTAAAGTAGGAATAGTTTAAGTATTCAACTGTGTAAggttttgatttcttcgcttttCCGCAAAGGgtgatttttttaagttttttctttatcaTTGCGTGCATACTGTCGACTTCCATTTGTGTGTGGGCCACTtccaaatatttttgttcaatagTCAAATTGTATAGCAAAGCTAAGTTAACGAGAGCGTTGCTTAAAGTGATGTTTGGGTTCTGATAACAACACCCATTAGTATACTCTAAGACAGTTGTCTTCTCCCATTTTTAGAATTACTTTGTCCATAAAAAAGTTTACTAAAATCGTAGCAAATTCATCAGAATTCAATTCTCCTTCAGCCTCATTCGACAGGAAGCAATATACATCACTATGCTTCATGTCATAAATGCATCAGTTGTGAACGCAGATTTTGGTCTTATAATAATTGGATGGAATAAGCTGGAGCGTGGCCCCAAAAGTACAGCTTTAAGATCGGCAGTAAAGACAaattctttcttttctttatcagatttcttcttcattcttgcttaatttttttaacttatgtGCTCTTCATAAATTTCTTTTCCAATATGACCCAACGTGTATCCATTACAAATTTCGCATAAGTCTTTCTTTGATTTAAATAGAGATATTTTGCGTGTTTGAAAGTGTTTGTAACAATAGCAATAATTGATAACGTCTTTTTGTTGACTCACAGACAATGATCTGTGTACATTTTGTAAAGCTGTTGCTTGGATGAAATGTACGATtgtatatatgttgtcatttttatacaacaatGGGATGGCATTTTGGGCAAACCATCTGAAAGTCCTGCaaagttttaatttcttcatcaaATGGATTTCTTGTAACATTTGTTTTAAATTGTTCACTGCTATTCTTTCCTGTAGTTTGAACCTTCCAAACCCAAATACATGATATACCGATGAAAAAAGTGTTTAGGAATAAAGTTTTACAGACTCGGATCACGTCTTCGTCTTTTTTTAGatggtaaataaaaataaaagtattaactCTCTTAGATTTTTCTGAATCTTTCCTATCTCTTTGTCTATTTGTATGAATAACTTTCTCTGAATTATCGATGAAAAGTCGTTTTTCGTTCTAAGTAAAAGTCCAGAACTAATCAAATAATGTTTTTCGATTATTTTCagacataattttttttaaataaatataaggttgaatgctcgaataaatgaactttgatcagataaaaggcatatatcgagcacagtttaattaaatcttgcccaagtactttcgatccctagatcatcttcaggggcatctgaaataagccaagaaacgtttttttttataaccaaagaaattgaataacttcgataaaaactcgaagttttatggttgaaaaaaggttttttatatgattaacgtttatagacttacttcgtcaattgtggcctatccggcaagaacaagatgtcataaacataaaattgtacattacactacactacaaatagacaaacaaacactttaaaataatttaagggaggctacattgcttgaagaagtcggagacagaatggctcctgatctaacggaaatgttggggtgacatatgacaaatgacaacttggatgagcagtcacaatcatagatatgtgatctgcaccttttacaattctatgaaactaagtattgaccaaaagtccaactgacactactataggagatcactgatg
The genomic region above belongs to Diabrotica undecimpunctata isolate CICGRU chromosome 8, icDiaUnde3, whole genome shotgun sequence and contains:
- the kek1 gene encoding uncharacterized protein kek1, which translates into the protein MPPQQIIVPWLCFLLMTVLVPEVSAMGGLCPVACTCKWKGGKQTVECMERGLITIPDSIDPETQVLDLSGNNLQILHRETFNRTGLINLQRVFLRSCRIGQIDNLAFRGLTNLIELDLSHNLLTGIPTGTFKDIPFLRDLIISNNPIQKIESQAFQAVHGLVKLDLSNCEIQNVAPKAFEGIEMLESLKLNGNRLSELRLRTVETLTRLHGVELHDNPWHCDCRLRSVKEWLVRNNIPYPENPVCSGGPERVIHKTFGELHIDDFACKPEILPVSRYIEAVSGENATITCRANAVPSAHVKWYWNGKQLINNSIFTPHQMIHIYEEGKQEKRSNLVITNIQEGDPSEFYCVAENRAGSSEANFTLRVSLRPLGITSLGNGQIAGLSAALVFLILFILIVISILLLRLRRLPFTESKTPGQIEVVTVVNNGHIPNGKAVSPVNTPEETSSFSERKPPGELNFCNPVQKPPRLNDIPYSTVHYSGNGSVVTGSCFVSPSSTSGNNPDLINDTKGGEMVPTAVENFDRPLSGEYSRNPDSLYPSGLWDSEHGPSNTSFQYNDKTPIMHDGTSTGGSIEELTFRLAQGTNRLAAYPSDYGLPIAETKTENISIPASQVNLPVNAKTLRVWQKGAVPVLPPVTALKRVLTSNRNSPDEGYQEGCGTDV